The Fusobacterium russii ATCC 25533 genomic interval TGCTATAATAAAACAATTATCTTTAATGGAGGTACTATGAAAAATAAATTTCTAATTTTTTTATTCGTATTTTTTTCATTTTTTAATAAATTTATTCTGGCTAATCCATACACACCTTATACCCCCCAATGGAATGCTTACCAACAACAATTATATGGTGCTATGGAAGAACAGAAAAAACGAGAAGCTGAGTGGGAAGCACAGCAGGAACAAATAAAAAAGCAAAATAGTTCTCAGAAAACATTTTATGAACTCCAGGCAGAAAATACTAATAAAGTTATCCTTTATAAAGTGTTTGTGTATAACAGTAAAACCGGAGAGGGAATTTATGATATTGTAGAGGGCTATGACTATGATAATTCTATTAAAATACTGAAAAAGGTTGCAAAAAAAGAATTTAATTTAAAATGTGATGATGGAATTGCATGGGGAGGCACTGCTTCAAGAAAGCTCTATGGTTCCGTTGCAATGGGTATAGTTAATGGAAGATATGTGGCTTATTATAAACATGGAGGCTATACTGACGAAGAAAGAGATAGATTTTCTTTAGAGAAATGTCAAACTGAAGCTCAAGATTGTCAAATTATTATTTCTAATTTTTAAATTTAATTTTTTATAATATTTTTTATTAACATTAACAAATATTTTTTATAAATTTTATACTTATTGACAAAAATTGATAAAAAACTATTTTTTTACAAAGAAAAAAGTGTTAGTATTTTACTATTAACACCTAAAAGTATAGAGCTAAAAAAGCTGAATGTACATTTTTACATTCAGCTTTTTATATTTTATTTAAAATTTATATTGTAAACCTGCTGAGAACACTGAATCTGCTCTCTTGCCATCTTCCACTCTAAAGTCAACATTTCCATAAACTCCAAAGTTTGGCGTAATTTCTCTAAATACTCCCACACCTAACCATGTTGTATTTTTTGCCTGTTTTACTCCTTGATATCTTTGTTTTACTGTACTTCCTGTGAAATGTCCTTCATATGCTAAATCTCTTTTTCCTACATTTATCGCCTGTGTTATATATGATTGGAATTTATATTTATTTAGCGCAAATTCTGCTCTAAGCCCTACTAGGAAATTTGAATTCCAATAGTTCTTTGAATCTGCATGTATTCCCCATGCTGCATTTGATTCTGAAAAACTGCCTCTTCTTAAATAATCTTGTGAATAACCAACAAATGGTGTCAGCCATTTAAAACTTTTTCCAACTTCTAAATAAACAGAACTCATTATATCATCATGTTTTACTCTTCCTTGTACTGTATTTCCTAAACCATCTATCAGTTCTCTTTCAACCTTTGTTGATACATGTGATATTCCTATTCTACCTGCTGTATAGAAATTATTAGCTAATTCTTTCTTTCCATACAATGATATTCCTACCATATCGCTCTTTGAATTTCCTGCATAACGATTGAAATCTGCTTTCGCATGTGAATATGCCAAAGCTACACCTAGATTTGTATTATTGTATTTCTTGTCAATACCGAATTGTCCACCTGCTACACGAGTATCTGCTGAAGCATAACCATCTCTTCTTAATTTCCCATCACTTCCTATTGCTGAAAACCAAGCTTGTGTTTCGCCATTTGAAAGTTTTAAGTTATCTAATCCTGCCAATCTGTTTGATAAATCTCTATTTATATTCTGTGCTTGTGAGAAAGTTAGAGCCTGAGCTGAGGCATATATTTCTCCAGACATTTTTTCTGTCGCCGTAGTGAATGTACTTGTTGACATACTTTGCATTGCAGCAGCCATAACTAACTCTTCTTGACTTGCTGTTCCTGCTTTTACTTTTTCATCTAAATCCGCAAATACATTTTCTACATTTTGAGCTACATTCTTTGATGATTCTTCTGCATTTCCTATATAGTCAACTGGATTTTGTCTTGATAATTCTACAACTATATCACCTCCAGCTACTTTTGCACTGGCTTTTTTCATTCCTTCAGTTGATACATCTTCAATATTTCCAGTTACTTCTTTTGCAGTCATTAATGTTTTACTAAGAGTTCCAGCCACATATTTATCTGATAGCACTTCTACTTTCCCATTAATTTGAATTTTTCCTAGAACAACAACTTCTGAATTAAAGTCTAATTCTGTTTTAGAGTTTGGATGTGCAATATAATCTCCACCAATTATAGCTGTTCCTTTAAATTGTTTCCCATTTATAACTGTTCCATTTCCTATAAATTTTACTGTTCCATAGTTATCTACATTTTTTGAAGCTATGTCTGCCAAATTTATTTCTTTTTCATCGATAAAATTTGAAAATCTATTATTATAACCTATAAGTGCTTTACTATGTAACACTAATTCTCCCTTAGACTCAACTAAAATAGGACTTGCATGCACTTTATGAATCTCAAGAGTTCCTTCTGAAACTGTACTTCCCCTTGAATAAGAGTTATTCCCTGTTAAATGTAGTGTCCCTTTTCCTGATTTTATTAAGCCACCATAACCATAAATATCATTTTCAAAATATGATGCTGTTCCTTCTGGAATATTTGCTTTAAATGTATTAGGACTATTTTGTGACTTTTTATATTTTGATAATATATGAATAAATGCTCCAGGTCCTTTTAAAGCTCTCTCTGTATTTAACATTCCCCAACCATATTTATAATCTGGCTCATAATCTTCTCTTCTTCTTACAATTTCTCCACTTCTTACATCTGTTTCATCAGTCGTAGTAAATAAAGTTTGACGTATTTGTTCATTAGTCATCCAAGGAAATTTCTCAGCAACTAAAGCTGCTGCTCTTGCTACTCTCGGTGCTGCATATGACGAGCCATGAACTGTTGAAGTAACTATATGATTGTCTATTCTTTCTGTGTATATAGTTTTAGCATTTGCAGAGATAGCCCACCATTTTGCTATTTCACCAGGATAGGCTAAATGATTTCTATAGTGAACATTACTTACTCCATTATCATTTTTCTCCTCCACCCCAACAGCTGCTATCCAACCTTTTTCAAGTGAAGTTCTAAATTTTGGTAAACCTGGATTTAAAAAAGATTCGTTTGGGTTGATTACTGAGTTTCCAACTTTTTTTGTATTTCCATTTGCCCATACAAAAATAGAATTGTCCTGTACTTCTTTTTCATAGAATTGTATTAATTCCTCTCCATCTCTAATAAGATTTTCTATAACTCCTCTTTTTGTTGAAAGAGCAACTCTAAAATCTTTGATTCCCATAGCCGAATCATAATTACTAAATTCATTTATAACAGCAAAAGATTGATTAAATACTTTTATTTTTTGATCCTTCATTTTTTCTATTATTTTTTCATAGAGTTCCTTATTGGGTAAAGAGATTCCTCCTTCAGTTCTAGGAATACCTATTCCAGCAACAACTGGAGTAAATTTTGCTCCATTTTCCATTAAAGTTAAAAGCACTTCTTCTCCATGTTTACTATTATTTCCTCCAGCTTTAACAATTTCTAATTGAGGATATTTTCTCTTTAGCTCTGCTTCATTTCTCGTAAAATTTGAATCCAGTACTGCTACTTTAACTCCTGAACCATCTACCTTTTTAGTATCTGTTGGGATAGTTTCAGTTGATTTGTTTCTAGCATCTAATAAAGCAGCTTTAAAATTTTCATCTCCCATATCTTTACGAAGCTGAGAAAAAGAACCTTGTATTGGAATATGTGGTCCCAATGGAGGAATGACATTTGGATTTTTAGGTTCTAAATTATTATTTGGCATTCCCTTATTAGCTTCAGGAGCATTTGGCAATACCGGGTTATTACCCTTATTTTTTTCATTTGGTACTGCTCCATTATCAGGCATATTCTTTTTAGGTACATTAGGCATTGAATGCTCCGGTCTTATTGGTAGATTTGTGCTTCCGCCGCCGCCTCCACCACCGCCGCCGCCACAACTTACAAATAGTAAGCATATTATAGAAGCAAACAGTATCTTTTCTTTTAAGTTTCCTTTATTAATATTTTTTTTCATTTATTCTCCTTTTTATTTTTCAATAAAAAAATTTCTCAAAATACAGATTTTATCATATATTAAATGATTTTTTAACATCACTTTGTATACAATCATTTTTGACTTCATAGATTATAGAATAGATTTTAATTAATTGCAAGTATTTTTTTTTCATTATTTTTTTATTTTTTTGATTTTTTATTTCAAAAAAAATACAAAAAAAGAGCAGTTACCTGCTCTATTGTTTATTAATGGTGGAGATAAGCGGGATCGAACCGCTGACCTACGCAGTGCAAGTGCGTCGCTCTCCCAAACTGAGCTATATCCCCTTGAACTTTCATATAATAACATAAGCTAAAATCTTTGTCAACTATTTTTAGATTTCATTTAAAAAAATTTTATTACCACTTATCCACTGATAAGGTATTTCTATAAAATCATATACTTTTCTTTTTTCATTTTTTAAAAAATTATATATTTGTTTATCACTAATTAGAATAGTATTTTCATCTATACAATTTATAAAATCTTCAATCTTTTCATACCTATTAATATTGTTTACTGCAAAGAATTCTTCTATTGTCTTTCCTAACTTTATATTTGGATAGTAAAAGCCTACTAATATATCAAGATTATGAAAATTTTTTGATAGAATTTCTTTATATGCCAGTATTTGAATAGGATCTCCAATAAAAAAAATTTTTTTGCTTCCATTAAGAGTTAATAGAAATGAAGGGATTTTTGTTAAGTTAAATATTTTATATGGAATCTTTAATAATTCTTGATACACTTTAGCAAAAATTAAACCTTCAAGATTAGTAACTAAAAGATTCTCAGGCTTTTCCTTATCAAGTTTTGTTATATACTTTTCTCTACTATCAATATCACTCCATAATATCTCTTTTTGAAAATCTAGTAATGTAGAATAACCACATATCAATGTTTTATTTGACTTTTTTAATTTATCAAGATCAGTTTCTAATATGAACCTGTATGCTTTTTCTAAAAGTAAAAAGCCTTCTTCCCCATTATTAGATGATAATATAAGAGATTTTATTTCTTTAACATTAAAAAACTCTTTTATTAAATCTCCATTGAAACCAACTATTTGTGGTAATAAAGTTTCAAAAAAAATTATATTTTCTTCATTTGAAAAAATTTCTTTACTTTCATTTATAAACTTCTTTTCTAATCCGAATGTCAAATCTAAATCATTAAAACTCGTAGCATATAAGTTATTTTTATTTAACTCGTATCTTCCTCTCTTAATACAGCTTAAACAGCCTCCAGGCTGGATTATACACTTTTTATTTTCTGTATATTCTAGCGAGTTAATAACTATTTCAATTTCTCCTGCAAAAATAGGTTCTTCAAATGATTCGACAAGTTCTTTCTCCTCTTCCTCAAATTCTTTCATTATTTTTTCCAAATAGTCCTTAGATGAAAAATGCCTTTTTACCATAGGACCTCTCTTTAATATAAATATTTGTGTTTCCTTTTCTTCTTTTTCTATTTCTTCTATAATTTTTTCCAAATCTATTGCAGTTATTATTTCCATACAGGAAAGATAAATAAATATTTTTGCTTTCTTTTTTATTTTAATTATCTGTTCTAATTTGTCTTTTATTTTTTTCTCTGCCCTGCCTAAAGTGTAGTCTATCTTAGTTAAACTACAATAACTAAATTGATTTAGTTTTTCATTTTCCATTGCCTTATAATAAACAGCTCTTATACAGGGACTACCACCTACCGCAAATACTAAAGTGTCCTTTCTGGACCAAATTCTATCAAGTAAGCCATTTAAATTCATCATAGAATTTTCATTTTCAGCCAGTGAATTTATCTTTAAACTCATATTAACATTCTCCTGCATATCTCTTCCCTAAACTCTTCTAGTTTTTCATCTGTTAAAGGAAAGAGTTCCTTACTGTTATTAATAAGATTTATTCTATCTGCCAATTCTAAAATTTCTGCTTTACTATCTAAAAATTTCCCACTTTCTAAAATTAATTTTCTTTCAAAGTCAGAAAATTTGAAAGATGAAGAGTCTTTTATTAAAGCTCCTATTTCAATATTAGTATGTTCTGCAAAGTGTTTTATAATTTCTTCTTCAACTTGAGAAACAATTTTATTCCCTATCAAAATTCCTACTAAAGGATTTTTTTCACTTTGATAATTTTTTATTCCATTTAGAATATTATTAGCTGCGTATAAAGACATATAATCAGCCGAAGTTACTACACATATTTTATCTACATAATGTTTTCGCATGGGAATTGCAAAGCCTCCACATACAACATCTCCCAAAACATCATAAATTATAGCATCCCAATTTTCATCTAAGATACCTATTCTTTCTAATTCTGCCATTGTTGTTGAGATTCCTAAACCGGCACAACCGATTCCAGCTTTTGGTCCACCTGTTTCTATACAAAAAATATCAAGTTTCCCTTGTAAAACAATTTCATCTCTTCTTATTTCACCTTTTTCTTCCAATATTTCAAGAACTGTTTTCTGTCTTTTTTTCAAAAAAAATCTTGTAGAATCAGCTTTAGGATCGCAACCTATATGTAGTACTTTTTTCCCCTGACTTGCTAATGCTGCTGAAACATTTGATGCCAATGTTGACTTTCCTATTCCACCTTTACCATAAAACGCTATTTTTAACATATCATTCCCCATATTGTTTTATTAGATTAAATTTTTTCAAAGGCACAAACATTTCTATTGAGTTCAGGTACATATACCTTTTTTAAAGGTATATCGTAAATATCTTCCAATTCTTTTTCTGTCAATAGCTGTTCAGCTGTGCCACATTTCAATTCTCCATTATTTGTTACTATTCCTATTCTTCCTTCTAATAATATTACATGCTCAGGCAGGTGGGTTGTCATTAAAATTGTATAACCCTCCCTAGCCAATTCTTTTAAAATTTTTAAAATTTTATATTGATTCCCTAAATCTAAATGGTTAGTAGGTTCGTCCAGAAGAATAATCTTAGGCTCTTGTACCAGGGCTCTTCCTAAAAACACTAATTGATTTTGTCCGCCACTCAATTCATTTATACTTTTATCCACAAGCTGATCTATTCCTATTTTTTCCATAACTTTATAAACTATATCCCAATCTTTCTTCTTAGGATTTTCTAAAAGCCCTATATAAGGTGCTCTTCCCATAACTAAAAAATCTTTAACAGAATACTCATAACCATTTTCATTATATTGTTTTACATAGGCTATTTTTCTTGCAAGCTCTTTTATACTATATTCTTTTAATAATTTATCTTTTAACCTTATTTCTCCTCTTAAGGGCTGTAAAATTCCCATAATCAATTTAAAAAGCGTTGATTTCCCTGCTCCATTTGCTCCTAAAATAGAAAATATCTCTCCTTCTCCTAGCATAAGATTGATATCTTGCAAATTCATTTTCTCTTTTTTATATTGAAAATATAGATTTTTAATTTCTAACATCATCTCAATTTCAACCTCTGTTTTAACAATAAATAAAAATAAAATGGAGCTCCTAAAAGACCGGTTAAAATACTCAATGGTATCTCTGAGCCTGTTATTGTTCTTGATAAAGTATCAATTATTAATAAAAAAATAGAGCCTAAGAGAAAAACTATTGGAATGAGCCTTTGGTTATCTGCTCCAACTAATAATCTTGCGAAATGTGGAACTATCAAACCTATCCATCCTATTGTTCCTGTCATTGATACAGAACTGGCTGTTAACACAGTTGAAAGAACTATTAAAAAAATTCTTATTTTTTTTACTGCTAAGCCTAGACTTCGTGCATCATTATCACCAAGTGATAAAATATTTATTTGCCATCTCAATTTATAAACAAAAAAAATAGACAATGCCATAGGAAGTATCGAGTATTTCAAATCCGAATAAGTTACCGCTGCTAAACTTCCCAACTGCCAATATGTTATTGGAGCAAGTTGTGTTTCTGGATCTGCTACATACTTTATTATTCCCATTATTGAAGCTAAAAAACCTGAAACTATTATTCCTGAAAGTACCAATATTATCATTGAATCATTTTTTATTAATCTCGGTATGGATAAAGTCATTGAAACTGCAACTATTCCACCTAAGAAAGCCAAAATTTGTATTAATGAAGGTGATAATTCCAATAGAATTGCTATTGCAGCTCCTATTGTAGCTCCTGAGGACACTCCTAATAAGTCTGGTGCAACCAAGGGATTTTTGAATATTCCTTGGTATGTAGCTCCAGATAAGGATAATGAAGCACCAACCAAAATGGCAGCTATTATTCTTGGAAATCTCAAAACAAATATAACTGCTTCTTTTTTGTATTCAAAATTTGAAAAAGTAATATTAAATAACTTGTTTAATATAATTTTTATAATATCCATTGGAGCTATATAGAACCGTCCAATAGAAATTGATAAAATACTTGTAGCTATAAATATTAAAACTAATATTATAACCTTATTTCTGTATTTAAAATTATTCATTTTGAGTCTACTCCAAATTTAATTTTTTACTGTTTTTGTTTAGACTTTCATTTAAAATTTGTTTTCTATCTTCAGCTGTTAAATCATAATTAAAGTATTCTTTAAAATATTTTTTTAAATTTTCTTCAAATTTTATTTCTTTAAATACTTCCGGTTGCATTACCTTAGCTAACCATTGCATCATTAATGGTGTCTCAACACCAGGTGCGTCCCAACGATAAATTCCTATCGGAGTTTTGTAAACTCTTTTTTCCTTTACAGCCTTAACTTGGCTCCAATCTTGTCCTTTTATTGCATTATTATATAAATCATCTGGAGTAAAAGGATCAAAATTACTTAATAATATTATATCGGGATTTATATTTACTATCTCTTCCATTGATACAGATTTCCCCATTACATTATCTGCCCCTGAAATTTTAAGAGTTTCATTTATAAAATTATCATTTCCTTGTAAATCTAACTTTGAATTTTTTAAATATAAAACTTTAGGTTTTTTTGCTTCTTTTATTTTTTCTTCATAAGATTTTATCTCAGAGTAAGTCTTAGAATATAAATCTACAAATTTTTCTGCTCTTGATTCTTTATTTAAAATTTTACCAACTACTTTCATACTTTGTTGCAATTCTTCTATGGTTTTATTTTTTACCATAACCGGGATTATACCTAAAGCTTTCAATTTTTCAGCTTCATCTTTTTGTTTATCCCATATTAACATAAGTTGAGGTTCTAATTTTATTAGCTCTTCTAAATTTATAGCAAAATTTTGACTTACAATCTTAGTATCAATTTTTCCAAATTCCAAATCTAATTTTTCTAAAAAATGTCCCTTATATGCCTTCATTGAGCTGGGATTCATTGTAACAATTTTTTCTGAACTTCCATCAATTGCATAAACAACCGAAGCCCATGGAATAGGTGTTATTCCTATTTTCTTTATATCTTCCTTTATTTCTATTTGATTTTCAGCTGCATCTTTAATAACTATATTAGCTTTAGCATAGGAAAATGTTGATAAAACTGTTCCTAATATAAATAATTTCACTAATTTTTGCTTTAATACTTTCATAATAACCCTCCTAGTCTTAATTTTAAATATTATAACATAGTTTATATTTATTTGCTTATTAAAATTAAACTTCTCAAAATAAAACAGCTATTGCTCAAATCTAAAATTATCTATTTTTTACACTAAAATTTATATTTAAAAATAAAAAACTGCATTGATAAATCATTATTCAAAATTCACAATACAGTTTTACTATCCAAAAATTTTATATTTTCTTTATTTCAAAATCCAGCTCTAACTTTTCTCCATATCTCAGTTTATTTCTCATTCCCTGTACAACATTGTCCAAATCCGTTAAAGAGCCTAAGATAGCTTTTTCTTCTTGAGTTGATTCAATAACTTTATCAATTCCCCCATTTTTTATAACTATTCTTCTATCTCCCATAAGTGCAAGTATAGGATCATGAGTCGCCATCAGTACTATTTTATTATTTCCTATCAATAAGTCCAAAGCTTTTTTTCTGTCTATTCCTGCATTTTCTATCTCATCTATCAAAACAATCGGAGATGTTGAAAGTATGGCTGTATCAGCTATCATAAGTGCCCTTGATTGACCACCGCTTAAGCTTGTTATAGCTGTATCAATACTAAACTTTTCTCCAGCCAACTCATTTGCTTGGTTAAATATTTTCTCAATAACAGTCTCTCTATCTAAAACAAGTCTACTTTCAGCATGCAAATCTATAAATTCTCTTACTGTTAAATCCATTACAAAATTCATATTCTGAGAAAGTTGTGCAACTAATTTATAACTTGGAGAAAATCTTTTCTTAGCATCCATTAACTCACCATTTACTAAAACTGTTCTCTTTGTCGGTGTATCTCCCTGTGCTCCCCATTCAATATCCGCAAGCAATCTGCTCTTACCA includes:
- a CDS encoding autotransporter serine protease fusolisin, whose amino-acid sequence is MKKNINKGNLKEKILFASIICLLFVSCGGGGGGGGGGSTNLPIRPEHSMPNVPKKNMPDNGAVPNEKNKGNNPVLPNAPEANKGMPNNNLEPKNPNVIPPLGPHIPIQGSFSQLRKDMGDENFKAALLDARNKSTETIPTDTKKVDGSGVKVAVLDSNFTRNEAELKRKYPQLEIVKAGGNNSKHGEEVLLTLMENGAKFTPVVAGIGIPRTEGGISLPNKELYEKIIEKMKDQKIKVFNQSFAVINEFSNYDSAMGIKDFRVALSTKRGVIENLIRDGEELIQFYEKEVQDNSIFVWANGNTKKVGNSVINPNESFLNPGLPKFRTSLEKGWIAAVGVEEKNDNGVSNVHYRNHLAYPGEIAKWWAISANAKTIYTERIDNHIVTSTVHGSSYAAPRVARAAALVAEKFPWMTNEQIRQTLFTTTDETDVRSGEIVRRREDYEPDYKYGWGMLNTERALKGPGAFIHILSKYKKSQNSPNTFKANIPEGTASYFENDIYGYGGLIKSGKGTLHLTGNNSYSRGSTVSEGTLEIHKVHASPILVESKGELVLHSKALIGYNNRFSNFIDEKEINLADIASKNVDNYGTVKFIGNGTVINGKQFKGTAIIGGDYIAHPNSKTELDFNSEVVVLGKIQINGKVEVLSDKYVAGTLSKTLMTAKEVTGNIEDVSTEGMKKASAKVAGGDIVVELSRQNPVDYIGNAEESSKNVAQNVENVFADLDEKVKAGTASQEELVMAAAMQSMSTSTFTTATEKMSGEIYASAQALTFSQAQNINRDLSNRLAGLDNLKLSNGETQAWFSAIGSDGKLRRDGYASADTRVAGGQFGIDKKYNNTNLGVALAYSHAKADFNRYAGNSKSDMVGISLYGKKELANNFYTAGRIGISHVSTKVERELIDGLGNTVQGRVKHDDIMSSVYLEVGKSFKWLTPFVGYSQDYLRRGSFSESNAAWGIHADSKNYWNSNFLVGLRAEFALNKYKFQSYITQAINVGKRDLAYEGHFTGSTVKQRYQGVKQAKNTTWLGVGVFREITPNFGVYGNVDFRVEDGKRADSVFSAGLQYKF
- a CDS encoding nitrogenase iron protein NifH, yielding MLKIAFYGKGGIGKSTLASNVSAALASQGKKVLHIGCDPKADSTRFFLKKRQKTVLEILEEKGEIRRDEIVLQGKLDIFCIETGGPKAGIGCAGLGISTTMAELERIGILDENWDAIIYDVLGDVVCGGFAIPMRKHYVDKICVVTSADYMSLYAANNILNGIKNYQSEKNPLVGILIGNKIVSQVEEEIIKHFAEHTNIEIGALIKDSSSFKFSDFERKLILESGKFLDSKAEILELADRINLINNSKELFPLTDEKLEEFREEICRRMLI
- a CDS encoding ABC transporter ATP-binding protein: MMLEIKNLYFQYKKEKMNLQDINLMLGEGEIFSILGANGAGKSTLFKLIMGILQPLRGEIRLKDKLLKEYSIKELARKIAYVKQYNENGYEYSVKDFLVMGRAPYIGLLENPKKKDWDIVYKVMEKIGIDQLVDKSINELSGGQNQLVFLGRALVQEPKIILLDEPTNHLDLGNQYKILKILKELAREGYTILMTTHLPEHVILLEGRIGIVTNNGELKCGTAEQLLTEKELEDIYDIPLKKVYVPELNRNVCAFEKI
- a CDS encoding FecCD family ABC transporter permease is translated as MNNFKYRNKVIILVLIFIATSILSISIGRFYIAPMDIIKIILNKLFNITFSNFEYKKEAVIFVLRFPRIIAAILVGASLSLSGATYQGIFKNPLVAPDLLGVSSGATIGAAIAILLELSPSLIQILAFLGGIVAVSMTLSIPRLIKNDSMIILVLSGIIVSGFLASIMGIIKYVADPETQLAPITYWQLGSLAAVTYSDLKYSILPMALSIFFVYKLRWQINILSLGDNDARSLGLAVKKIRIFLIVLSTVLTASSVSMTGTIGWIGLIVPHFARLLVGADNQRLIPIVFLLGSIFLLIIDTLSRTITGSEIPLSILTGLLGAPFYFYLLLKQRLKLR
- a CDS encoding ABC transporter substrate-binding protein codes for the protein MKVLKQKLVKLFILGTVLSTFSYAKANIVIKDAAENQIEIKEDIKKIGITPIPWASVVYAIDGSSEKIVTMNPSSMKAYKGHFLEKLDLEFGKIDTKIVSQNFAINLEELIKLEPQLMLIWDKQKDEAEKLKALGIIPVMVKNKTIEELQQSMKVVGKILNKESRAEKFVDLYSKTYSEIKSYEEKIKEAKKPKVLYLKNSKLDLQGNDNFINETLKISGADNVMGKSVSMEEIVNINPDIILLSNFDPFTPDDLYNNAIKGQDWSQVKAVKEKRVYKTPIGIYRWDAPGVETPLMMQWLAKVMQPEVFKEIKFEENLKKYFKEYFNYDLTAEDRKQILNESLNKNSKKLNLE
- a CDS encoding ATP-binding cassette domain-containing protein; protein product: MNNEELNMDFDDLDLLDILGVTEEKVENITLLAGYNKKGEKENYGELTIKAGEIVAIVGPTGSGKSRLLADIEWGAQGDTPTKRTVLVNGELMDAKKRFSPSYKLVAQLSQNMNFVMDLTVREFIDLHAESRLVLDRETVIEKIFNQANELAGEKFSIDTAITSLSGGQSRALMIADTAILSTSPIVLIDEIENAGIDRKKALDLLIGNNKIVLMATHDPILALMGDRRIVIKNGGIDKVIESTQEEKAILGSLTDLDNVVQGMRNKLRYGEKLELDFEIKKI